The stretch of DNA GAGGCGCAGGTGATCGACCATGGCGTCGATGAGGCGGACAAGCAGTTCCGCCGCCGCCAACGCGTTACCGTCGGCGGTCTGCAAAGCCTGGCCCAGCGCCGCGAACTGCTCAATCCGCTGAAATATGGCCTGTATTCGCTGGCGTTGATCAGCCACAAACTGATCCGCCGTCTCGCGCCGATCCTCCTGCTGCCGTTGCTGCTGAGCAATTTCTGGCTGTGGGACGACCACGGTTTTTATCGCCTGAGCCTGATCGCGCAATTGTTCGGCTACGCCGTGGCCATTGCCGGGCTACTGGATTCGCAACACCGCTTGCCAAAACCGTTCCGTCTCGCCGCGTTTCTGCTGGTCACCCTTGCCGGGATGAGTCTCGGTCTGTGGCAGTTCCTGCGCGGTCAGCGATATGCCCAGTGGAATCCCGAACAGAACCGTTAAGAGGACCGAAGCCATGGCGATCAAACAACTGATAAAACGCACCAGTGGCTGGCTCTATCTCAACTCGTCCGTGGGCCGAAACCAGTTGCACGGCGCCGGAGTGATTTTGATGCTGCACCGGGTGCTGGCCAACGACCGCGCCGCCGATCTGCCGCACCGCAACGAACTCTGTGTGGGACCAAAGGCTTTCGAGCATTTGCTGGTGTGGCTGCGCCGGCATTTCGATTGCGTGCCGCTGATGGAGATCCTCCAGCCCAATTCGTTGCGCACCGAGCGCCCACGGGTGGCGCTGACGTTCGATGATGGCTGGCGCGACAACGCGGTCAATGCCTATCCGCTGCTGCAAAAGCATCAGGTGCCGGCGAGCATTTTTCTCTCCACCGATTTCATCGGCAGCCGTCAGCGCTTCTGGTGGGAAAGCCTCGGTGAAACCCTGTGGGGCAGCCACGGTGAAAAAGCGCGGATGCATTTGATCGAATGCCTGCATGCCCTGCATCATCCGCTGCCGGTACTGCTTGATGACATCGATGTCGACCGCCGCAGCCTGGCGCTGCTGCATTACCTGCAAGGCTTGAAGTCGATTGACCCGCAGGAACTTGAACGGCTGACCGATGAATGCCCGCAAGAGTCGCAACCGCAAGCGCTGGACTGGCATCAAGTGCGCGCACTGGAAGCTTCCGGGCTGGTGCGTTTCGGCCCGCACGGCGCCAGTCACGCGATCCTCACCGGTCTTGACGATGTGCGGCTGGACGAAGAGATCAGCCGCAGCCGCGATGCTCTGCACAACGGCTGCAACCGGCCGCTGCCGGTGTATTGCTACCCCAACGGCGACAACGATGAACGCGTGCGCCAACAGATCGCCAGCCATGACTATCCGTTTGCGCTGGGCACCGGCACCGGCATCTATCGCGGCGAAGGCGATCCGCTGAACCTGCCGCGTTTCGGCGTCAGCCAGCGCACCGCGCGCAATCCGGAACTGCTGTCGTGGCGGATCTTCCGCGGGGCGCGGCCATGAGCCGAGGCAGTTACCTCAAACATTTGGCGCTGAGCATGGGCACCAAACTGGCGATGATCGCCCTGCGTTTGCTGCGCAACGTATTGCTGGCGCGGATCCTCGGGCCAAGTGAGCGTGGTTTGTTTGCGCTGCTCAGCACGCTGCCGGATCTGATCAGCGCAGCGACCAGTGGCGGGTTGAATTCGGCGGTGGGTTATCAGGCGGCCAAGCAACGCCCCATGGGCCTGCTGCTCAGTCAGGTGTTGGTGTTCGGCTGTCTGCTCGCCGCGTTGCTGACCTTGCTGGTGGTGGCGTTGGTGCGCGAGTTTGGCGGTGAACTGGATGTGACCGTGCAACTCGGCCTGCTCGCGTGGTTGTTGTTGCTGGCCGTGCCGCTGACGGTTTTGAAAAGCGGTCTGCTGACCTTGCACAATGCGTCGGGCGGCGTGGTCGCGTTTAACGCCTTGCGTCTGGTCGAATCGCTGGCACCGCTGCTGCTGTTTCTCGGCTTGTTCTGGATGTGGAAAAGCGCCGCCCTCGAAGCGGCGTTGATCAGTTGGCTGGCCGGGATCAGTCTGGTGGTGCTGGTCGGTTGGGTCTGGCTCAAACGCGCACAACCGCTGCAACTGCAATGGGACCGCGCCAGCCAGAAAGAGCTGCTGCGCTACAGCGCCCGCAGCCATCCTGACCTGCTCTTTCAGCAGGTGATTCTGCGTTCGGATTATCTGTTCATTGGTGCCCTGCTCGGCAGCACCGCCCTCGGTCATTACGCCATGGCCAGTGCCGCCGCCGAACTGCTGCTGATCGTCCCGGAAGCGGTGACTACGCCGCTGATGAAACGCCTGCTTCAACAGGACGAAGGCATGGACAAAGTCACCCCGCTGGCGTTGCGCCTGACCGCGACCGTGATGCTCGGCGCTTGCCTGACCATGGCGGTGATCGGCGAATGGCTGATCGTCACCCTGTTCGGTGTGGCTTACCAACCGGCGTATCCGGCATTGCTGGCGTTGCTGCCGGGGCTGTTGGGCCTGTGCTACGCGAGCATTCTGCGCCTCGACTTGCTCGGCAAAAATCGCCCCGGCACGGTGTCGTTGCTGATGGGGCTGGGCGCCCTGCTCAATCTGGCGCTGAACCTGGTGCTGATTCCGGCCTACGGCATTGTTGGCGCGGCGGCGGCTTCGTCGATTGCCTATCTGGCGGTGACCGTGGCAATGCTGGTGCTTTACTGCCGTTTGAGCGGCGTGCCGTTCTGGCAAACACTGATCATCCTGCCCAGCGACATCACGCCGATGTGGCTGATGCTGCAACGCCGGAAAGCCGCATGAAAGGCCTGGCCCTGCTGCTCGGTCTCGGCCTGTCACTGGACGCGTTTGCCGCGTCGATGCGCTGGGGCGAGATCCGTGACGGCAGCCTGTTTCTGCAAACCGATCGCCCGGACACGCTGACCGTGCGCTGGACGCCAGCGTGGCAGGCGGATGCCAACGAAGAGCATCTGTATCTGCTCGACGGTCAAGGCAAATTGGCCGGTGAGCGTTCGATTGCCGCGAGCGAAGTGCGCGGCAGTCAGAGCTGGCCTTTGTTGCCGGGCGCAGCCAGTTATCGACTGGAGATTCCCGGCTACAGCTTCCGCAACTATCGCGTTGAACATGACGAGCACACGGTGGCGCTGTTCGCTCCGGCCAAGGTGCATTTCAGCGCGGATACCCGCAACGGCGACGAGTTGTATTTCAAAGTCGCACCGGGCGAACGTGCGGTGCTGGCCGGCAAGTTTCATGGCGGCGTCAGTGCGTTGCAGGCGCAGCGCGTTGAAGATGGGCAGATGCTCACGTTGGCGTTGAAACCCTATCGCGCCTATTGGCAGTTCGATCAGCTCGCACTGCCGGTCAGCGCCCAGGCACAAGTCTGGCGCCTGCGTTTGCAGGGCAGCGGCAAAGCCGCGTTCTGGCTCGACGGCACGGCCAATCTGTTTGCGCAGAATCCGCAGCAGCTCAAAGCGCTGCGCGAAGACGCCGGGCAGACCCGTTTGACCCTGCACGACAAGGTCCTTGGGCGCACGCCGGATCTGGGCATCGCCCTGCCCTACGAAATGCCGCCAGCGGACAGTTATGCCGCGCTCGATGCGCTGAAAACGACGGCGGCGAGTTATTACAGCTTCGTCGACGTCACGGCGAGAAACCCGCGTTTCGAAGACGCCTTCCGCCGGGTTTATCAGGATCGCTTCGGCATCAGTCAGGACATCACGCTGCTCGCCGGCAGTCAGCGTCAGGCCGATCTGCGCGCCGATGTGCAGAGCAACAGCGGCCTCGATGCGTGGCTCGCCAGTACCCGCAGACTGGCTGATAACAGCAGTGGCAACGGCACGCACTACATCGGTTTCGCCGACGAGCCGAACCTCAATTATTCGAGCTACGCGCAGTATCAGGCGATTTTCACCAGCATGGCTCGTCAGGTGCGCAGCGATCCGGCGAATGCCAAGGCTGGCGTGCGCATCGCCATGCCGGCCAGTTCACGGCTGGTCAACGGACCATTCGCCAACAATGCGGCGGACAAACGCGGCATCGACTGGGCGCGGCGTTTGCTGAGTGAATCGCCTGAGCAGATCGATGCCCTGGCCTGGCATGAATGGATGATCCGCGATCTGCTCGCCACCCGCGTCTATCGCGACAGCGTGCGCCGCGCCGCCGAACTGGTCGGCCTCGACGGCAACGGCCAGCCGCGCAAGGCGTTGCTGCTCGATCAGACCAATCTGTCCAGCGGCTCCAGCCTCAGCCCCTATGATCAGGAAACCCATTACGCCTCACTGTGGTGGGCATCGGTGGTGATCAACGCCTCGCAGGACGGCTTGCTGACCATGCTCAACTGGTTCCAGGCCGCCGATGAGCCGCAATACCCGAAAGGCATGTTGCGGGTACTCGGCGATGATCGTGTCGGGTTGAAACCGGTGGGCTTCGCCCAGCAATTCATCGCGCAGCACTGGCTGCATCAGGTGCTATGGCTGGAAAACGATGCGTTTGAAGTCGATGTGCTGGCGATGGCCGGCGACGATCAACGCGGCCTGCTCGGCGTCAACAAAGGCACGCGTTTGCAACGTGTCGATCTGAGCGGCGCCAAGTGCCCGCTGAAAAATGGCGCGCTGCGCTACTTCGGCGCCGACAATCGCAGTCGCGACGCGCCAGTGACCTGCCGCGACGGACGCGTCAGCTTCGATTTACCGGGGGAGACCCTGTTTGCACTGAGCTGGATCGCGTCATGAAACCAATTCCGAATCTCAGAAAATGTAAAGCGAACACAGATTTGTGGCGAGGGAGTTTTTGTGGCGAGGGGATTCATCCCCGATGGGCTGCGAAGCGGCCCCGCATTTACAGGCTAAAAGCGACGACTGCTGCGCAGCCGATCGGGGCGGTGCGACGTTTCGCTGAATCCCCTCGCCACAGAGCCCCTCGCCACAGTCATTCGCCTTGCCGGAACTCCGGAGCACGCACAATGGGCATCGTCAGCAAACTCAGCGAACACATCAAGCAAAAAGGCCTGCGCGCCACCCTCGCCAAAGCGTGGAAGCACTACGTTTTTTCCCATCAGGAATTGCTGTGGATGGAGCGCGACCTGGTCAGTCCGGTGCCGCCGCACAGCCTCAAACCTTACCCGCCGTTGCGGGTGGTGAAGATCACCGCGGACAACGCCAGCGCCTTCGCCCGCTACTTCGGCGACCGTGTCGGCACCATGGCGGAGCTGGCCAACGAGGGCCACACCGGGCACATGCACCTGGACGATCAGGGCGATGCCGTGGCGTTCATCTGGGGCAGCGCACGGGACTATTTCGACCGCCATTACTACGGCTGCATGTTCCCGGTGAAACCCGGCGAGTTCTTCGAATTCGGCGGTGAACTGACTCGTGCCTATTGGGGCACGGAGCTGTCGGTGGATCTGCAACTGGAACTGTGGAAAGCCATGGCCGCCCAAGGCTGCGACAAAGTCGTCGATGTCTGTGAGTTCCACAATATTCCGGCGCTCAAGCTGCACCTGCGCATGGGCTATACCGAACAGCAGCGGATCATGAACGTCTACACCCTGTTCAACCGCTGGCGCTTCTACCGCGAAACCCGCTACAGCGGTTCGCGTCTGGATGCATTGCGCAAACCTTCCCGTCCACCTGTAACAGCTACGGCGGCCTGAGCCTATGGTGACGCGATTCGAATGGCGCACTTCACTGTGCGCCGCCGATTTCCCGGCAACAGCGTATGAAGCGCTGCGCCTGCGGGTGACGGATCACACGCCGTTCAACAACCTCGGTTGGTTGTGCGCGGCCGAGCAGGCACTCGGTGAGGGTGAGCGTCTGCACACCCTGCTGGGTTGGGAGGCGGAGGAATTGCGTCTGTGCCTGCCGCTGGTGGCGAGTCGCGAACGCTTTTTCGGCGTGCCGTTTCGGGTGCTGCATCACTTGGGTTATCCGCTGGCGGATCGCTTGGCGCTGCTGTCCTTGCTCGACAGCGAAGACATGCACCAGGCCTTGCGGTTGATCCGCCAACGTCTGCCCCACGCGCTGCTGCAGCTCAATGAATTGTCCGAGCCTGCCGGTGAGGAAAGTGCGCTCACCGAATGGATGGCGCGCAGCTCCACCGCTGAGCGACGCCTGAGTTGTCGGGTGCCGGTGCATCTGATCAGCGAAGCAGATCATCAGGAAGTCTCCGGCGATCCACGCTACAAACTGCGCCGGGCGCGCAAACGGATTGCCGCGTGTGGCGCCGAGGTACGGCGGATCATTCCTGATGCGATCAGCATGGGGCCGTTGTTACAGGTGATCAGCGAAGTCGAGGCGGTGAGCTGGAAAGGTGACGAAGGCGTCGGCATTTTCGCCAGCGAACGCAGTCGGCGCCTGATCGAGCGCGCCTTCACCGCCCTCGCCGGCCAAGGCCTGGTGCGGGTGGTGACGCTGGAGCTGAACGGGCGTTGCATCAGCTATCGGCTCGGCCTGCTCGAACAGGGTCGCCTCTACGATTACAACCTCGCCTTCCTGCCGCAATACGCCGATCTGGGCAGCGGCCGGGTGTTGCTGGAAGAGTGGATTCGCTGGGGGCTGGACGAACACTGGCACTGGATCGACGCCTCGCGGGTCAGCCTGGAAAACTCCAGCCATCAACTGCATGAACGCATGACCGGGCAACTGGAGCACTGGCGCTGGAGTTTTTATTCCTGGCGCCCGAGCGGCCTCGTCCTCGGTCTGGGCTTGCGCCTGTGGCATCGACTCAAGCCGCGCGTGCAAGCCTGGCGGGCGCGGCGTGCCGAGCCTGCGAAACCCACCCTGAAAGCCGTCGCGATCACCACGGAGGGCGAACATGCCTCGCCAAGTCATAGTCAACGCTGACGATTTCGGCCTCAGCCCGAATGAAAACACGGTGATCTTCGCGGCGTTTCAGGCCGGAGTCATCAGTTCTGCCACCGCCATGGCCAACATGCCGGCGTTTGAAGCGGCGTGTGCCATGGCCCGGCACCCGGTGCTGGAAGGCCGGGTCGGATTGCACTTCAACCTGACTTACGGGCGCCCGTTAAGCCAGGCGATTCTGTTGCGCCGAACGTTCTGTGACAGCCATGGCGTGTTCGACCTCAACCTGCCACGCCACCGTCTGTGGCTCAGCCGGGAGGATCGCGACGCGGTGCGTGAAGAGTTGCAGGCGCAGTGGCAGCGTTGTGTCGATCATGGCGTGCGCCCGAGCCATATCGATTCGCATCAGCACGTGCATAACATCTGGCCGATCGGTGAAATCGTCGCCCGCTTCGCCGCGCATCAGGGTGTACCGATTCGCCTGGCGCGCAACCTTGGGCAAAACCTCAATCTGCCGAAACGCGTGTTCAAGGGTTTACTCAATTGGCGTTTGCAGGGTCTGGCCGGTGTCACCGCCGATTATGTGTGCACCCCGATCGACCTGCGCAACGACATCGCGCCGACCGACGGCGTGCTGGAAATCGTCGCTCATCCGACCCAACTTGGCGTCGACTTCGGTGACGCCTACCTCAACCCCGACGAATCCCTGAGCCGCGTGCTAGAGCAGCGGCTGGCGGGCGTTCAACGGGTTTCCTACGCCGAAGTGAACAAGGATTTTCTACGCGGTGCTGCGGCACTCGATTGACTTACATACCTTGCAATACTTTCGAAGATGGCACTTTGAAATGAATTTGCACGGGTGATCTATACCCACAAAAGCACCATCCACAACACCCGGGCTGCGGCCACGGAGGGCATCATGAGCGTCATCGAAAAACTACAAGAACGCATCCGTCACAAAGGCCTCGGTCGCACCTTCGGCACGTTGTGGAAACGCTACGTGTTCTTCCATTGGGAACTGCTGTGGA from Pseudomonas sp. TH06 encodes:
- a CDS encoding N-acetyltransferase; translated protein: MGIVSKLSEHIKQKGLRATLAKAWKHYVFSHQELLWMERDLVSPVPPHSLKPYPPLRVVKITADNASAFARYFGDRVGTMAELANEGHTGHMHLDDQGDAVAFIWGSARDYFDRHYYGCMFPVKPGEFFEFGGELTRAYWGTELSVDLQLELWKAMAAQGCDKVVDVCEFHNIPALKLHLRMGYTEQQRIMNVYTLFNRWRFYRETRYSGSRLDALRKPSRPPVTATAA
- a CDS encoding oligosaccharide flippase family protein, whose protein sequence is MSRGSYLKHLALSMGTKLAMIALRLLRNVLLARILGPSERGLFALLSTLPDLISAATSGGLNSAVGYQAAKQRPMGLLLSQVLVFGCLLAALLTLLVVALVREFGGELDVTVQLGLLAWLLLLAVPLTVLKSGLLTLHNASGGVVAFNALRLVESLAPLLLFLGLFWMWKSAALEAALISWLAGISLVVLVGWVWLKRAQPLQLQWDRASQKELLRYSARSHPDLLFQQVILRSDYLFIGALLGSTALGHYAMASAAAELLLIVPEAVTTPLMKRLLQQDEGMDKVTPLALRLTATVMLGACLTMAVIGEWLIVTLFGVAYQPAYPALLALLPGLLGLCYASILRLDLLGKNRPGTVSLLMGLGALLNLALNLVLIPAYGIVGAAAASSIAYLAVTVAMLVLYCRLSGVPFWQTLIILPSDITPMWLMLQRRKAA
- a CDS encoding polysaccharide deacetylase family protein, which gives rise to MAIKQLIKRTSGWLYLNSSVGRNQLHGAGVILMLHRVLANDRAADLPHRNELCVGPKAFEHLLVWLRRHFDCVPLMEILQPNSLRTERPRVALTFDDGWRDNAVNAYPLLQKHQVPASIFLSTDFIGSRQRFWWESLGETLWGSHGEKARMHLIECLHALHHPLPVLLDDIDVDRRSLALLHYLQGLKSIDPQELERLTDECPQESQPQALDWHQVRALEASGLVRFGPHGASHAILTGLDDVRLDEEISRSRDALHNGCNRPLPVYCYPNGDNDERVRQQIASHDYPFALGTGTGIYRGEGDPLNLPRFGVSQRTARNPELLSWRIFRGARP
- a CDS encoding ChbG/HpnK family deacetylase, translating into MPRQVIVNADDFGLSPNENTVIFAAFQAGVISSATAMANMPAFEAACAMARHPVLEGRVGLHFNLTYGRPLSQAILLRRTFCDSHGVFDLNLPRHRLWLSREDRDAVREELQAQWQRCVDHGVRPSHIDSHQHVHNIWPIGEIVARFAAHQGVPIRLARNLGQNLNLPKRVFKGLLNWRLQGLAGVTADYVCTPIDLRNDIAPTDGVLEIVAHPTQLGVDFGDAYLNPDESLSRVLEQRLAGVQRVSYAEVNKDFLRGAAALD
- a CDS encoding GNAT family N-acetyltransferase, with product MVTRFEWRTSLCAADFPATAYEALRLRVTDHTPFNNLGWLCAAEQALGEGERLHTLLGWEAEELRLCLPLVASRERFFGVPFRVLHHLGYPLADRLALLSLLDSEDMHQALRLIRQRLPHALLQLNELSEPAGEESALTEWMARSSTAERRLSCRVPVHLISEADHQEVSGDPRYKLRRARKRIAACGAEVRRIIPDAISMGPLLQVISEVEAVSWKGDEGVGIFASERSRRLIERAFTALAGQGLVRVVTLELNGRCISYRLGLLEQGRLYDYNLAFLPQYADLGSGRVLLEEWIRWGLDEHWHWIDASRVSLENSSHQLHERMTGQLEHWRWSFYSWRPSGLVLGLGLRLWHRLKPRVQAWRARRAEPAKPTLKAVAITTEGEHASPSHSQR